A portion of the Actomonas aquatica genome contains these proteins:
- a CDS encoding MFS transporter yields the protein MSSRPDPAVSPAAAHAVSVRQKLAYGVGAVATMLGKQAPKQFAFQVYNIELGLAPHLVGAVLFLARLWDAITDPWMGNFSDHFRSRWGRRRPFLLAGALLSGVGFALLWWFPLGWSELAYFAYFTVLAMVFYTALTLYAVPWYALGYELSRDYHQRTSVMAYAAFFGTLAQIGVAWLYWLMKQPMFDSAMEGAKWVGIGAAGVLTLSGLVTFVFVREPALPSPPPPSAGAPATRSTWHNTRQAFRNRPFLILTAIVTTILMCNSLVAGLMPYLNIYYVCGGDKTTAATFIGYNGTVTQLVGLIAVPAMNRYSARHGKIRTLRLAFLFAGMGSLSTWFLFVPAQPYLQLLCACLSGFGLTAIFMLCHAMIGDVCDLEELRHGTRREGLFGAVYGWAFKLGLALAFLTAGYLLLWTGFDATVGADQAPETLTSMRVLFAVIPVVGYAVSYWLTSRFDLTQERLQEIRAELERRENLG from the coding sequence ATGTCTTCGCGCCCCGATCCCGCCGTTTCCCCGGCCGCTGCCCACGCGGTATCGGTCCGCCAAAAACTGGCCTACGGCGTCGGCGCGGTCGCTACGATGCTCGGCAAGCAGGCGCCCAAGCAGTTCGCCTTTCAGGTCTACAACATCGAACTCGGGCTGGCGCCGCACCTGGTCGGCGCGGTGCTGTTTCTCGCCCGGCTGTGGGATGCGATCACCGACCCTTGGATGGGAAATTTTTCCGACCATTTTCGCTCCCGCTGGGGACGGCGCCGGCCCTTCCTCCTCGCGGGAGCGCTGCTGTCGGGCGTGGGGTTTGCGCTGTTGTGGTGGTTCCCCCTGGGCTGGAGCGAGCTCGCTTACTTCGCCTATTTCACCGTGCTCGCCATGGTGTTCTACACGGCCCTGACGCTCTACGCCGTGCCGTGGTATGCGCTCGGCTACGAGTTGTCGCGGGACTACCACCAACGCACCAGTGTGATGGCCTACGCCGCGTTTTTCGGCACGCTGGCGCAGATCGGGGTGGCGTGGCTCTACTGGTTGATGAAACAACCGATGTTCGATTCGGCGATGGAAGGCGCCAAGTGGGTCGGAATCGGCGCAGCGGGAGTCCTAACTCTCTCCGGACTCGTGACCTTCGTATTCGTGCGGGAACCCGCCCTGCCCTCGCCGCCTCCGCCATCCGCGGGGGCACCCGCGACACGGTCCACCTGGCACAATACCCGCCAGGCCTTTCGGAACCGGCCGTTTTTGATTCTGACCGCGATCGTGACCACGATCCTGATGTGCAACTCGCTCGTCGCGGGCCTGATGCCGTATCTCAACATCTACTACGTCTGTGGCGGCGACAAAACCACTGCGGCCACCTTCATCGGTTACAACGGCACCGTCACGCAACTCGTCGGCTTGATCGCAGTCCCCGCAATGAATCGTTACTCGGCCCGCCACGGCAAGATCCGCACCCTGCGCCTCGCGTTCCTCTTCGCCGGTATGGGCAGCTTGAGCACCTGGTTCCTCTTCGTGCCGGCGCAACCTTACCTGCAATTGCTCTGTGCGTGCCTGAGCGGATTCGGCCTCACCGCGATCTTCATGCTTTGCCACGCCATGATTGGCGACGTGTGCGACTTGGAAGAACTCCGCCACGGCACTCGGCGCGAGGGATTGTTTGGCGCAGTTTATGGTTGGGCCTTCAAACTCGGCCTGGCCCTCGCATTCTTAACCGCCGGTTATCTGCTACTGTGGACCGGATTCGACGCCACCGTCGGAGCGGATCAAGCCCCGGAGACCCTCACCTCCATGCGGGTGCTGTTCGCCGTCATTCCCGTCGTGGGTTACGCGGTCAGCTATTGGCTGACGTCCCGCTTCGACCTGACTCAGGAGCGGTTGCAGGAGATCCGTGCGGAATTGGAGCGACGCGAGAATCTCGGCTGA
- a CDS encoding glycoside hydrolase family 3 N-terminal domain-containing protein, producing MTLCLLSPSRFPRGAVAVASLLLASGFVALRGAEPDTTSRSIYHADWIDLNKNGVRDPYEDSRRSIDERVNDLLARMTMEEKTCQLVTLYGYCRVLSDPQPTEQWKQRVWKDGIGNIDEHLNNSIRCIAKGATREYSFPYDANAAGLNETQRFFIEETRLGIPADFTNEGLRGLCSDSATLLPAAIGIGSTWNTELVRAIGGMVGAEAYALGYTNIYAPILDLPRDPRWGRIVECYGEDPFLVSSYGRQMVLGLQEQGVASTLKHFAVYGIPRGGRDGNARTDPQVTPREMVDLHLEPFRVAVQEAGALGVMASYNDWNGAPVATSAHFLTDILRDEFGFRGYVVSDSDAVEYPFSKHRTAAHYREAIRQCLEAGLNIRTNFTAPEKFVEPLREAIALGEIAPSLIDQRVAEVLRVKFVLGLFDQPYRDPANANTVVRSPEHLAIARQASRESLVLLKNDGLLPIDPSALRRVLVVGPNADDGEGSISRYGPSNVDVVTVYEGIKAHLGSAVEVVHARGSEIVDATWPESEILPTPLTSTEESMISEAVEEARQSDLAVVVLGDSERTVGESVSRTSLELPGRQLQLLQAIEATGTPVVLVLVSGRPLSINWADRHVPAIVEAWFPGEFGGDAIAELLTGTLNPGGRLPVTFPKTVGQVPIAFPSKPAANAGQPKSGPNGTGFSRVTGALYPFGHGLSYTTFDYGPLELSASTLDLSDDLELSVSLEVTNSGERAGDEVVQLYLRDEVSTVTTYDQMLRGFARITLAPGETRRVTFTLSWRDLSLLDDNLQRMVEPGVFRLMVGASSEDIRSEAEFTVATANLEDNG from the coding sequence ATGACTTTGTGCCTGTTATCCCCGTCACGTTTCCCTCGTGGTGCCGTCGCCGTCGCGAGCCTGCTTCTGGCCAGCGGCTTTGTCGCGCTCCGCGGGGCGGAGCCTGACACGACCTCGCGATCGATTTATCACGCCGATTGGATCGACCTGAACAAGAACGGTGTGCGTGATCCCTACGAAGATTCGCGCCGCTCGATCGACGAACGGGTCAACGATCTGCTCGCCCGCATGACGATGGAGGAGAAGACCTGTCAGCTGGTCACGCTCTACGGTTACTGCCGCGTATTGTCGGATCCCCAACCGACTGAGCAGTGGAAACAGCGGGTCTGGAAGGATGGCATCGGCAACATCGATGAGCATCTCAACAACAGCATCCGCTGCATCGCCAAGGGCGCGACCCGCGAGTATTCATTTCCCTATGACGCCAATGCGGCGGGGCTGAACGAAACCCAGCGCTTCTTCATCGAGGAAACGCGGCTCGGCATTCCGGCCGACTTCACCAATGAGGGATTGCGCGGCTTGTGCAGTGATTCGGCCACCTTGTTGCCGGCGGCAATCGGTATCGGCAGCACGTGGAACACCGAACTCGTGCGCGCCATCGGTGGTATGGTGGGCGCTGAGGCGTATGCTTTGGGTTACACCAATATCTACGCGCCTATTCTGGACCTGCCGCGCGATCCGCGGTGGGGACGCATCGTGGAGTGTTACGGCGAGGATCCGTTTCTGGTTTCCAGTTACGGCCGCCAAATGGTGCTGGGTTTGCAGGAGCAGGGTGTGGCTTCGACGCTCAAGCACTTCGCCGTCTACGGCATCCCGCGGGGCGGCCGCGATGGCAATGCCCGCACCGATCCGCAGGTCACGCCACGCGAGATGGTCGACCTGCACCTCGAACCCTTTCGGGTGGCGGTGCAGGAGGCGGGAGCCCTCGGCGTGATGGCGTCTTACAACGACTGGAACGGCGCCCCTGTCGCGACCAGCGCCCATTTCCTCACCGATATTCTGCGCGATGAGTTTGGGTTTCGGGGTTACGTCGTTTCCGACAGCGACGCGGTCGAGTATCCATTTTCCAAACACCGCACCGCCGCCCACTACCGGGAGGCGATCCGACAGTGCCTGGAGGCCGGCTTGAACATCCGCACCAATTTCACCGCGCCGGAGAAGTTTGTGGAGCCGCTGCGTGAGGCCATCGCGCTCGGCGAAATCGCGCCCAGCTTGATCGATCAACGCGTGGCGGAGGTGCTGCGGGTGAAGTTTGTGCTCGGCCTGTTTGATCAGCCTTATCGCGACCCCGCCAACGCCAACACGGTGGTGCGTTCGCCGGAACACCTCGCGATCGCGCGGCAGGCGTCGCGGGAGTCGTTGGTGTTGCTCAAGAATGACGGCCTGCTGCCCATTGACCCATCGGCCCTGCGCCGGGTGTTGGTGGTAGGACCGAATGCCGACGATGGTGAAGGCTCCATCAGTCGCTACGGTCCGTCCAACGTCGACGTCGTGACCGTTTACGAAGGGATCAAGGCGCACCTCGGTTCGGCGGTGGAGGTTGTGCATGCCCGGGGCAGCGAGATCGTGGATGCCACGTGGCCGGAATCGGAGATCCTGCCCACACCGCTGACGTCGACGGAAGAGTCGATGATATCCGAGGCGGTGGAGGAGGCGCGTCAATCGGACCTGGCCGTGGTGGTGCTGGGCGACAGTGAGCGCACCGTGGGCGAAAGTGTTTCCCGCACCAGCCTCGAGCTGCCCGGCCGCCAGCTGCAATTGCTGCAGGCGATCGAAGCCACCGGCACTCCGGTGGTGCTGGTGCTGGTGAGTGGTCGTCCCTTGTCGATCAATTGGGCGGACCGCCATGTGCCGGCGATTGTTGAGGCGTGGTTTCCGGGCGAGTTTGGCGGCGACGCCATCGCGGAACTTTTGACGGGAACACTCAACCCCGGCGGGCGTCTTCCGGTCACGTTTCCCAAGACCGTGGGACAGGTGCCCATCGCTTTTCCGTCCAAACCGGCGGCCAATGCGGGGCAGCCGAAATCCGGACCGAATGGCACCGGCTTTTCCCGGGTGACCGGCGCACTCTATCCGTTTGGCCACGGGCTGAGCTACACCACATTTGATTATGGGCCGCTGGAACTCTCGGCCTCGACCCTCGACCTGAGCGACGACCTGGAGCTGAGTGTGTCGCTGGAAGTAACCAACAGCGGTGAGCGCGCAGGTGACGAGGTCGTGCAGCTCTATCTGCGCGACGAAGTGAGCACCGTCACGACCTACGACCAAATGTTGCGCGGCTTTGCCCGCATCACCTTGGCGCCGGGGGAAACTCGCCGGGTGACGTTCACGCTCAGCTGGCGAGACCTCAGTTTGTTGGACGACAACCTGCAACGCATGGTGGAGCCGGGCGTGTTTCGCCTGATGGTCGGCGCCTCGTCGGAGGATATTCGCTCCGAAGCGGAATTCACCGTCGCGACTGCGAACTTGGAGGACAATGGATGA